From Acidobacteriota bacterium, one genomic window encodes:
- a CDS encoding esterase: MPLVAYGHAGYPLLMFPTAAADYLEYERFYLIDAIKDFIEAGLIRAYSINSVNKYSLLNRESHPGWKVEMLTRYDNYIMQEVLPLIRNECGQDAKPLTTGASLGALLAANTYFKHSDNIRGTIAMSGSYDIYNYLDQGYYDDNVYFNNPDMYLRHLNDDYHLPRLRAADSIVIVTGQGSFEAPDRSREFSGLLHSKGIPHRLDVWGHDVNHDWVWWRKMLPYYLGEFLK, from the coding sequence ATGCCGCTGGTAGCCTACGGACACGCGGGTTATCCGCTGCTCATGTTCCCGACGGCGGCGGCGGATTATTTAGAATACGAGCGGTTCTACTTGATCGATGCCATCAAGGATTTTATCGAGGCGGGACTGATACGCGCCTATTCGATCAATTCGGTCAACAAATACAGCCTGCTCAACCGCGAATCCCATCCCGGCTGGAAGGTCGAGATGCTGACCCGCTACGACAACTACATCATGCAGGAAGTTCTGCCCCTGATCCGCAACGAATGCGGCCAGGATGCAAAACCGCTCACCACCGGTGCCTCGCTCGGTGCCCTGCTCGCGGCGAACACGTATTTCAAGCATTCCGATAACATCCGCGGCACGATCGCGATGAGCGGCAGCTATGACATCTACAATTACCTCGATCAGGGCTACTATGACGACAACGTCTATTTCAATAACCCCGATATGTACCTGCGCCACCTGAACGACGATTACCATCTGCCACGATTGCGAGCCGCAGATTCGATCGTGATCGTAACCGGCCAGGGTTCGTTCGAGGCACCCGACCGCAGCCGCGAATTCTCAGGCCTTCTCCACTCAAAAGGCATCCCTCACCGCCTCGACGTCTGGGGCCACGACGTCAACCACGACTGGGTCTGGTGGCGCAAAATGCTGCCATATTATTTGGGTGAGTTTTTGAAGTAA
- the lipB gene encoding lipoyl(octanoyl) transferase LipB produces the protein MHQRCLEVRRLGRVGYADGLELQKELEAEVIAERKSDFLLLLEHPHTFTIGRRSKESGVLATAENLKKLGIDVFETNRGGKVTYHGIGQLVGYPIISLSPDREDVHKYVRDIEEVLIRTMAEFDIEAFRIEGLTGVHTVEGKVAAIGVHIKRWVTTHGFALNVNTDLSYYNWIIACEGEPVASMDKLLGREIDVAEVEDSIEGNFREVFGYGSRTAEAVESLNALAAADQ, from the coding sequence ATGCATCAGCGGTGTTTAGAAGTTCGCAGGCTCGGGCGCGTTGGCTATGCTGATGGCCTGGAGCTGCAAAAAGAACTCGAGGCCGAGGTAATTGCCGAGCGAAAAAGCGATTTCCTGCTGCTGCTCGAGCATCCGCACACGTTTACCATCGGCCGCCGGTCGAAGGAAAGCGGCGTGCTGGCAACGGCCGAAAATTTAAAAAAGCTCGGCATCGATGTCTTTGAAACGAATCGCGGCGGCAAGGTCACATATCACGGTATCGGCCAGCTTGTCGGTTACCCGATCATCAGCCTGTCGCCGGACCGCGAGGACGTTCACAAATACGTCCGCGATATCGAGGAAGTCCTGATCAGGACGATGGCGGAGTTTGACATCGAGGCCTTCAGGATCGAAGGCCTGACCGGCGTTCACACGGTCGAGGGCAAGGTCGCGGCGATCGGCGTTCATATCAAACGCTGGGTCACAACGCACGGCTTCGCCCTGAATGTGAACACCGACCTTAGCTATTACAACTGGATCATCGCCTGCGAAGGCGAGCCCGTTGCGTCGATGGACAAGCTCCTCGGCCGCGAGATCGATGTTGCCGAGGTCGAGGATAGCATCGAAGGAAATTTTAGAGAAGTTTTTGGTTACGGATCAAGAACGGCTGAGGCCGTTGAAAGCCTGAATGCTCTTGCGGCTGCCGATCAGTAA